From one Amphiura filiformis chromosome 13, Afil_fr2py, whole genome shotgun sequence genomic stretch:
- the LOC140167726 gene encoding craniofacial development protein 2-like: MDTPTTTHIPDRSSPGSTRTARSAFHQDRREKCDTGANLQKIRGRDLISLATWNVRTLAQTGKLHELTHELKIYTWHIVGLCEMRWKNFGEHQTEEGHVLYYSGELDTHANGVGFLVNKSIKNAVLGCCPVSSRIITIKLQAAPFNITIIQVYVPTSEYDDEHVETFYTQLQEVIDKVKRRTS; this comes from the coding sequence ATGGACACACCAACAACAACTCACATACCGGATCGGTCGTCGCCCGGGTCAACAAGGACCGCGCGATCTGCCTTTCACCAGGACAGACGTGAAAAATGTGATACTGGTGCAAACTTACAGAAGATCCGTGGAAGAGATTTGATCTCATTAGCCACATGGAATGTTAGAACACTTGCCCAAACAGGGAAACTCCATGAGCTAACACATGAACTAAAGATTTACACTTGGCACATTGTGGGATTGTGCGAGATGAGATGGAAGAACTTCGGAGAACATCAAACAGAGGAAGGCCACGTGTTGTACTATAGTGGAGAGCTTGACACACATGCCAATGGAGTGGGCTTTCTTGTCAACAAGAGCatcaaaaatgctgttttgggaTGCTGCCCAGTTTCTAGCAGGATCATCACCATTAAGCTGCAAGCAGCCCCATTTAACATCACAATAATCCAGGTTTATGTGCCAACGTCAGAGTACGATGATGAACATGTGGAAACCTTCTACACCCAACTGCAGGAAGTCATCGACAAAGTAAAAAGAAGGACATCTTGA